One Siniperca chuatsi isolate FFG_IHB_CAS linkage group LG8, ASM2008510v1, whole genome shotgun sequence DNA segment encodes these proteins:
- the slitrk2 gene encoding SLIT and NTRK-like protein 2: protein MLSGVLFLSVLTVTSLSPSETESRKTSASKEICKTRCTCEERENILNINCENKGFTTVSQFQAPPNKISQLFLNGNFLSRLSANEFVNYGNVTSLHLGNNGLQEIRTGAFNGLRFLKRLHLNNNNLEVIKEDTFAGLESLEYLQADYNYISAIEPGALSKLNKLKVLILNDNLLLSLPPNIFRFVLLTHLDLRGNRLKMLPFAGVLEHIGGIMEIQLEENPWNCTCDLIPLKSWLDTISVFVGDIVCETPFRLHGKDITQLIKQDLCPRRNAGERVHPPSDSHFQGALLPTYHPGMITPTRAPKASRPPKMRYRPTPRISKDKHVFGPIMVYQTRSPVPMLCPSVCVCTSQNPDSGLNINCQERKLHNISELNPKPSYPKKLHLTGNYLQVIYRTDLTEYSSLELLHLGNNRIAVIHEGAFENLTNLRRLYLNGNYIESLSQSLFAGLQSLQYLYLEYNIIKDILPQTFNSLHNLQLLFLNNNLLRSLPDNVFGGTMLTRLNLRNNHFSYLPVRGVLDQLSAFIQIDLQENPWDCTCDIVALKNWMELSSTSVVVNEITCDSPSKHAGRLLRSLRNEAICPEPSEVPPPQHAPPTKAPTLISPGTDATTPSSSSSSFTSVRPTESRIHTPELHPEVPLSVLILGLLVVFILSVCFGAGLFVFVLKRRKGVEHVPTGANNLDLNSFQVQYGSYTPEPTHDKTTESHVYNYIPPPVGSMCQNPIYMQKDGEQVAYYRNLKELSFGPLDAKKDDVLTRSPGAYTISTMDFMDKSPTSCGLTTPDPPEMLYQNLRERPNKELPTAAGAPPFHYNFCTLPKRPCIVPPYEAATARRHVTNQDRLNKTVLYGTPRKYYGAEHPPKNNEHPLLLPGKLKTEPDYLEVLEKQTAMSQL, encoded by the coding sequence ATGCTGAGCGGCGTCCTCTTTCTGAGCGTCCTCACGGTCACCAGCCTGTCACCGTCCGAAACGGAAAGCCGCAAAACTTCAGCCTCCAAAGAAATCTGCAAGACCCGCTGCACCTGCGAGGAACGGGAGAACATACTGAACATCAACTGTGAGAATAAAGGATTTACCACCGTCAGTCAGTTCCAGGCGCCCCCGAATAAAATATCCCAGCTTTTTCTAAATGGAAACTTCCTGTCACGGCTTAGCGCCAATGAGTTTGTCAATTATGGCAATGTCACTTCACTGCATCTTGGGAATAACGGCTTGCAAGAGATCCGAACAGGCGCTTTTAACGGGCTGCGCTTCCTGAAGCGCCTCCACTTGAATAACAATAACCTGGAGGTGATTAAAGAGGACACCTTTGCAGGACTGGAGAGTTTGGAGTATTTACAGGCAGACTATAATTATATCAGTGCCATAGAGCCAGGTGCTTTAAGTAAGCTGAATAAGCTCAAAGTGTTGATCCTAAATGACAACCTGCTGTTGTCTTTGCCTCCCAATATTTTCCGCTTTGTGCTCCTCACCCACTTGGATTTACGTGGCAATCGACTCAAGATGCTGCCGTTTGCCGGGGTTTTAGAGCACATAGGTGGCATCATGGAGATCCAGCTGGAGGAGAACCCGTGGAATTGCACCTGTGATCTGATTCCCCTCAAATCCTGGTTGGACacaatttctgtctttgtggGGGACATAGTGTGTGAGACGCCGTTCAGGTTGCACGGTAAAGACATCACCCAGCTCATAAAGCAGGATCTGTGCCCGCGCAGGAATGCTGGTGAGCGTGTTCACCCTCCCTCTGACTCTCACTTTCAAGGGGCCCTGCTCCCGACCTACCACCCCGGCATGATCACTCCCACCCGTGCCCCAAAAGCTTCCCGCCCACCCAAAATGCGCTACAGGCCCACCCCTCGCATCTCAAAGGACAAACATGTCTTTGGGCCCATAATGGTTTACCAGACACGCTCCCCTGTGCCCATGTTGTGTCCCAgcgtgtgcgtgtgcacgtCACAAAACCCGGACAGCGGATTGAACATCAATTGCCAAGAGCGGAAGTTGCATAACATCAGTGAGCTGAACCCCAAGCCCTCCTACCCAAAGAAACTCCACCTGACCGGTAACTACTTACAAGTGATTTACAGAACTGATCTTACTGAGTACAGCTCACTGGAGCTGCTTCATTTAGGAAATAACAGGATAGCAGTGATTCATGAAGGTGCATTTGAGAATCTAACAAACCTCAGACGGCTCTATCTGAATGGAAATTACATTGAATCGCTTTCTCAATCACTCTTCGCTGGCCTGCAGTCGCTCCAGTATCTGTATTTGGAATATAACATCATCAAAGACATTTTACCACAGACATTTAACTCTTTGCATAACCTACAGCTGCTTTTCCTGAACAACAACCTGTTAAGATCGCTCCCTGACAATGTTTTTGGTGGCACAATGCTTACAAGACTCAACTTGCGGAATAATCATTTCTCCTACCTTCCCGTTCGAGGTGTCCTAGACCAGCtttctgcatttatccagattGACCTGCAGGAAAACCCCTGGGACTGCACCTGTGATATTGTGGCACTCAAAAACTGGATGGAGCTGTCCAGTACCAGTGTTGTGGTCAACGAAATCACTTGTGATTCTCCCTCTAAACACGCAGGTCGCCTGCTGCGCTCGCTTCGAAATGAAGCCATCTGTCCTGAGCCCAGCGAGGTGCCCCCACCACAACATGCCCCCCCTACAAAAGCCCCTACATTAATAAGCCCTGGCACTGACGCTACCACCCCgtcctcatcttcttcttcttttacatCAGTCCGCCCCACTGAATCACGAATCCACACTCCTGAGTTACACCCTGAGGTCCCACTTTCAGTTCTGATTCTTGGGCTTCTTGTTGTTTTCATCCTTTCAGTCTGCTTTGGCGCAGgcctctttgtttttgttctgaagCGGCGCAAAGGAGTGGAACACGTCCCCACAGGTGCCAACAACTTAGATCTTAACTCTTTCCAAGTGCAATATGGCTCCTACACTCCTGAACCGACCCACGATAAAACCACTGAAAGCCATGTTTATAACTACATCCCCCCACCTGTGGGCTCCATGTGCCAAAACCCGATTTACATGCAGAAGGATGGCGAACAGGTGGCGTATTACCGTAACCTGAAGGAGCTCAGTTTTGGGCCCCTGGACGCAAAGAAGGATGATGTTCTCACCCGCAGCCCAGGGGCCTACACGATCAGCACAATGGATTTTATGGATAAATCTCCAACATCGTGCGGTTTGACCACCCCAGACCCTCCTGAGATGCTGTATCAAAACTTAAGGGAGAGGCCCAACAAAGAGCTTCCCACAGCTGCAGGTGCCCCTCCTTTCCATTACAACTTTTGCACTTTACCTAAGAGACCTTGTATCGTGCCCCCCTACGAGGCTGCTACAGCCCGGCGGCATGTCACCAATCAGGACAGGTTGAACAAAACTGTGCTGTACGGGACACCCAGGAAATACTACGGAGCCGAACACCCTCCCAAAAACAATGAGCACCCGCTTCTGCTCCCTGGGAAGCTAAAAACAGAACCAGACTACCTGGAGGTTTTGGAGAAACAGACTGCAATGAGCCAACTGTAA